The sequence GCACCTTGTTGATCAGCTGGGTGACCAGCGGGGACCCGTAGACCGGGTCGACGACGAGGGGGCGCTTCGGCGCAGGACCCTTACGTGGCATTACTTCTTCTCCTTCTTCGCGCCGTAGCGGCTGCGGGCCTGGCCGCGACCCTTGACACCCTGGGTGTCCAAGGCGCCGCGGACGATCTTGTAGCGGACGCCCGGGAGGTCCTTCACACGACCGCCGCGCACGAGCACGATGGAGTGCTCCTGCAGGTTGTGGCCCTCGCCCGGAATGTAGGCGGTGACTTCGATGCCGCCGTTGAGGCGGACACGGGCCACCTTGCGCAGTGCGGAGTTCGGCTTCTTCGGGGTGGTGGTGTACACGCGGGTGCACACGCCACGGCGCATGGGGTTCCCCTGCAGTGCAGGAGCCTTGGTCTTGACGACCTTCGGTGAGCGGCCCTTGCGGACCAGCTGCTGAATCGTAGGCACTCTTGGTCTCTCCGTTGTTCGGTTCCAGGTTGGCTGCTCTCACAGCTGTCCTGCTTCCAGCCCGGCGGGCGCACAGGACGGGCCCGCGTCAACCTGGACTGCTGATGGTCGTTTCTTCGCACCCGAGGGGTTCAGCGAGAACGACCGCAGGCGTGCAAAAGT comes from Citricoccus muralis and encodes:
- the rpsL gene encoding 30S ribosomal protein S12 gives rise to the protein MPTIQQLVRKGRSPKVVKTKAPALQGNPMRRGVCTRVYTTTPKKPNSALRKVARVRLNGGIEVTAYIPGEGHNLQEHSIVLVRGGRVKDLPGVRYKIVRGALDTQGVKGRGQARSRYGAKKEKK